From a single Alloactinosynnema sp. L-07 genomic region:
- a CDS encoding S28 family serine protease has product MFIRRSRALAAVLAVVAVAGLVGGSGIASAQALPSGAQSQTDIGDQLRAIPGLTVVSESATPPAGYRFFLLTYSQPADHRKPAGQRFEQRFQLLHKATDRPMILHTTGYNMRTTAFRSEPTRLVDGNQISVEQRFFEPSRPDPADWDKLNIWQAATDHHRIVAALKPVYSAKWISTGASKGGMTSIYHRRFYPRDVDGVVAYVAPNDRINRLDGPYDAFFKNVGTDADCRARLDGVQTEALKRRPEMLAKYQAAADAGGLTFTQVLGSIDKAFEMVVLDTVWAFWQYSTQADCATVPAATATTDELYTFIDNVAGFSFYADQGILPYAAYYRQAATQLGWPSLKFEHLRGLTQYPGLYQANSSLPTDLRGRHDPSAMLDVDTWVRTRSSQMLFVYGQNDPWGAEPFFPSRNDSFTYTAPGANHGANIAALVPAERDAATATLRRWANVTAPSVLSRTNSVEDGLTELDLAEPRNERRPM; this is encoded by the coding sequence GTGTTCATCCGTAGAAGTCGAGCGCTCGCGGCCGTGTTGGCCGTCGTGGCGGTCGCGGGACTGGTCGGCGGGTCGGGGATCGCCTCGGCGCAGGCCCTGCCGAGCGGCGCTCAGTCGCAGACCGACATCGGCGACCAGCTGCGGGCGATCCCCGGGCTGACCGTGGTGTCGGAGTCGGCGACCCCGCCCGCCGGGTACCGGTTCTTCCTGTTGACCTACAGCCAGCCCGCGGACCACCGCAAGCCCGCGGGCCAGCGGTTCGAGCAGCGGTTCCAGCTGCTGCACAAGGCCACCGACCGGCCGATGATCCTGCACACCACCGGCTACAACATGCGCACCACCGCGTTCCGGTCGGAGCCGACGCGACTGGTCGACGGCAACCAGATCTCCGTGGAGCAGCGGTTCTTCGAGCCGTCGCGGCCCGACCCCGCCGACTGGGACAAGCTCAACATCTGGCAGGCGGCCACCGACCACCACCGGATCGTGGCGGCCCTCAAGCCCGTTTACTCAGCCAAGTGGATTTCCACTGGCGCGAGTAAGGGCGGGATGACCTCGATCTACCACCGCCGGTTCTACCCCCGCGACGTCGACGGCGTGGTCGCCTACGTCGCGCCGAACGACCGGATCAACCGGCTCGACGGCCCGTACGACGCGTTCTTCAAGAACGTGGGCACCGACGCGGACTGCCGCGCCCGGCTCGACGGTGTGCAGACGGAGGCGCTCAAGCGGCGCCCGGAGATGCTGGCGAAGTACCAGGCCGCGGCCGACGCGGGCGGGCTGACCTTCACCCAGGTGCTCGGGTCGATCGACAAGGCCTTCGAGATGGTCGTGCTCGACACCGTGTGGGCGTTCTGGCAGTACTCCACGCAGGCCGACTGCGCGACCGTGCCCGCGGCGACGGCCACCACCGACGAGCTCTACACCTTCATCGACAACGTGGCGGGCTTCTCCTTCTACGCCGACCAGGGCATCCTCCCCTACGCCGCCTACTACCGGCAGGCCGCGACCCAGCTCGGCTGGCCGTCGCTCAAGTTCGAGCACCTGCGGGGCCTGACCCAGTACCCGGGCCTCTACCAGGCGAACTCGAGCCTGCCGACCGACCTGCGGGGCAGGCACGACCCGTCAGCGATGCTCGACGTCGACACCTGGGTGCGCACCCGGTCCAGCCAGATGCTGTTCGTCTACGGCCAGAACGACCCGTGGGGCGCCGAGCCGTTCTTCCCCAGCCGCAACGACTCCTTCACCTACACCGCTCCGGGCGCCAACCACGGGGCGAACATCGCCGCGCTGGTCCCGGCCGAGCGTGACGCCGCCACCGCGACGCTGCGCCGGTGGGCGAACGTGACCGCGCCGTCGGTGCTGTCGCGCACGAACAGCGTCGAGGACGGGCTGACCGAGCTCGACCTCGCCGAGCCGCGCAACGAGCGCCGCCCGATGTAG
- a CDS encoding YciI family protein, which yields MRYMVFINMAEDIGAPPRALVEAMGAEMTKLFAAGSMLDAGGLFTNTECTEVRLADGAVSVTDGPYAEAKEVIGGYAVIESRSHEEAVESAHRLIQIHRDHWPSWEGSVHVRRIAGPDEPPATSD from the coding sequence ATGAGGTACATGGTGTTCATCAACATGGCCGAAGACATCGGCGCCCCGCCGCGGGCGCTGGTCGAGGCCATGGGCGCTGAGATGACCAAGCTGTTCGCGGCGGGATCGATGCTCGACGCGGGCGGCCTCTTCACCAACACCGAATGCACCGAGGTGCGGCTCGCTGACGGCGCGGTGTCGGTGACCGACGGCCCGTACGCCGAGGCCAAAGAGGTCATCGGCGGCTACGCGGTGATCGAGTCCCGCTCGCACGAGGAGGCCGTCGAGAGCGCCCACCGGCTCATCCAGATCCACCGCGACCACTGGCCGTCCTGGGAGGGCTCGGTCCACGTGCGCCGGATCGCGGGCCCGGACGAGCCCCCGGCGACCAGCGACTGA
- a CDS encoding RNA polymerase sigma factor: MGTTRTGERESDRAVAAVWRHESTRLIAGLVRMTHEVGLAEDLAQDALIAAVEQWAESGVPDNPGAWLMAVAKRRAVDHFRRAETLRRKTEELSRDTPESHVPDFAAAVDYIEDDVLRLMFMTCHPILPTEARVALTLRLVGGLTTTEIARGFLAKDATVGQRVSRAKKTLTEARVEFDLPTGRERRERLAAVMGVIYLVFNEGYSATAGDDWMRPALCEEAMRLARVLAQLAPDEPEVHGLQALLEIQASRTAARTGADGGPVLLLDQDRSRWDRLLIRRGLDALDRADRLDAPVGPYVVQAAIAACHARAARAEDTDWARIAGLYDVLGQVAPNPVVEVNRAVAHGMAFGPVAGLAVLEPVEAAQTLAGYHLLASVKGDLLRKAGRDQEAKAEFERAAGLTGNARERDLLIARAEEIS; the protein is encoded by the coding sequence GTGGGCACCACACGCACGGGTGAGCGGGAGTCGGACCGAGCGGTCGCGGCGGTGTGGCGGCACGAGTCGACCCGCCTGATCGCGGGCTTGGTCCGGATGACCCACGAAGTGGGCTTGGCCGAGGACCTGGCGCAGGACGCCCTGATCGCCGCCGTCGAACAGTGGGCCGAGTCGGGCGTCCCGGACAATCCGGGCGCCTGGCTCATGGCCGTGGCCAAGCGCCGCGCCGTCGACCACTTCCGGCGCGCGGAGACACTGCGGCGCAAGACCGAGGAACTAAGCCGCGACACCCCCGAGTCGCACGTTCCCGATTTCGCCGCGGCCGTGGACTACATCGAGGACGACGTCCTGCGGCTGATGTTCATGACCTGCCACCCGATACTGCCCACCGAGGCGCGGGTGGCGCTGACGCTGCGGCTGGTCGGCGGCCTGACCACGACTGAGATCGCCCGCGGGTTCCTGGCCAAGGACGCCACGGTCGGGCAGCGGGTGTCGCGGGCGAAGAAGACCCTGACCGAGGCGCGCGTCGAGTTCGACCTGCCGACCGGCCGGGAGCGCCGCGAGCGGCTGGCCGCGGTGATGGGCGTGATCTACCTGGTGTTCAACGAGGGCTACTCGGCCACCGCGGGCGACGACTGGATGCGGCCCGCGCTGTGCGAGGAGGCGATGCGGCTGGCCCGCGTCCTGGCCCAGCTCGCCCCCGACGAGCCCGAGGTGCACGGCCTGCAGGCGCTGCTGGAGATCCAGGCGTCGCGGACCGCGGCCCGCACCGGCGCCGATGGCGGGCCGGTGCTGCTGCTCGACCAGGACCGCTCCCGCTGGGACCGCCTGCTCATCCGCCGCGGCCTCGACGCGCTCGACCGCGCCGACCGGCTCGACGCCCCGGTCGGCCCCTATGTCGTGCAGGCCGCGATCGCCGCCTGCCACGCCCGTGCGGCCCGCGCCGAGGACACCGACTGGGCCAGGATCGCGGGCCTCTACGACGTGCTGGGCCAGGTCGCGCCGAACCCGGTGGTCGAGGTCAACCGCGCGGTGGCGCACGGGATGGCGTTCGGCCCGGTGGCCGGGCTCGCGGTGCTCGAACCGGTCGAGGCCGCCCAGACGCTGGCGGGCTATCACCTGCTGGCGAGCGTGAAAGGCGACCTGCTGCGCAAGGCCGGACGCGACCAGGAGGCCAAAGCGGAGTTCGAGCGCGCGGCCGGGCTGACGGGCAACGCCCGCGAACGCGACCTGCTCATCGCCCGCGCGGAAGAAATCTCGTGA